The following proteins are co-located in the Spea bombifrons isolate aSpeBom1 chromosome 3, aSpeBom1.2.pri, whole genome shotgun sequence genome:
- the LOC128483086 gene encoding homeobox protein Mix.2-like has protein sequence MSGYMQGVGDLYPACFPIHQMDYRDPQNQWVGMGIAPAPQKDYHQEAFVKGSLDVQPTSECTGHQGPDTKKASKKQRAQVNPLSHRRKRTVFDQDQLDTLEAFFGTNKYPDIHHREKLAKQMHLPESRVQVWFQNRRAKARREEAKSPGGGQHYPNVPGPSMYSYSQGQYPGVPRDPPVPTQHQHIFPAVTNSQQDLFHGPGSLGYPDHCLAAGTHIHAMHQASPSCYPSSMTSISPNGNPQRLYTDVTSNSPYPSNMGGQSRRNTQIPTQSNFMVEFNSISPNKPSSPQMNMTTPQMPVPTTPYGQYGVDSYTTQGQFHMATMQCGPYSPVSPLSDSGVSEKSMESITDWEHNLIPLLHNPLMPE, from the exons ATGTCTGGATACATGCAAGGAGTAGGGGATTTGTATCCAGCCTGTTTCCCCATTCACCAGATGGATTATAGAGACCCTCAAAACCAATGGGTGGGAATGGGCATTGCCCCAGCTCCCCAGAAGGACTATCATCAAGAAGCTTTTGtgaaag GAAGCTTGGATGTTCAACCAACAAGTGAATGCACAGGGCACCAAGGACCAGACACCAAGAAAGCCTCCAAAAAGCAGAGGGCTCAGGTTAACCCCCTGTCCCACCGCAGGAAGAGAACTGTCTTTGACCAGGACCAGCTGGACACTCTGGAAGCTTTCTTTGGAACCAACAAGTATCCTGATATCCACCATCGAGAGAAGCTGGCCAAGCAGATGCATTTGCCTGAGTCAAGGGTCCAG GTCTGGTTCCAGAACAGAAGAGCTAAAGCCAGACGTGAGGAGGCTAAGAGCCCTGGAGGGGGGCAGCATTACCCCAATGTCCCAGGACCTAGCATGTACTCTTATTCACAAGGACAATACCCTGGAGTACCAAGGGATCCACCAGTACCTACCCAGCACCAGCACATTTTCCCAGCAGTCACAAATTCACAGCAAGATCTGTTTCATGGACCTGGATCTCTGGGCTACCCTGACCACTGCCTAGCAGCTGGCACTCACATTCATGCCATGCACCAAGCATCACCCAGCTGCTACCCCTCGAGTATGACGTCTATCAGCCCCAACGGGAACCCACAGCGCCTCTATACCGACGTGACCTCCAACAGCCCCTACCCAAGCAACATGGGTGGCCAGAGCAGAAGAAACACTCAGATCCCAACACAGTCCAACTTTATGGTGGAGTTTAATTCCATCTCACCCAACAAGCCCAGCTCACCACAAATGAACATGACCACCCCACAGATGCCAGTGCCTACCACCCCATATGGCCAATATGGAGTGGATTCCTATACTACCCAAGGCCAGTTCCACATGGCAACCATGCAGTGTGGCCCCTATAGCCCAGTATCTCCGCTGTCTGATTCTGGGGTCAGTGAAAAATCCATGGAGTCCATCACCGATTGGGAGCACAATCTGATTCCTCTGCTCcataaccccttaatgccagaatAA